A portion of the Chondrinema litorale genome contains these proteins:
- a CDS encoding NUDIX hydrolase — protein sequence MKYKGIEVLDSITVDCAIFGFENNELKVLLVRRNIEPQKGIWALPGGWIGVEEDVDDAAKRILEEATGVGGIFMKQVSSFGRVSRFPDKRIITIGYSALVQPQDYSLRPGQDTSDVVWQQINEVGQLTFDHNEILEASLKSLRTNARHALIGIELLPEKFTLSQLQALHEAILGVTLNKRNFRTKMNKLKVIKALNEWQTEVSHRPAQLYTFDKEQYYKIVNEDYEYELIV from the coding sequence ATGAAATATAAGGGTATAGAAGTTTTGGACTCGATTACGGTTGATTGTGCAATATTTGGTTTCGAAAATAATGAGCTAAAAGTACTACTTGTAAGAAGAAATATTGAACCTCAGAAAGGCATTTGGGCTTTACCGGGTGGTTGGATCGGCGTTGAAGAAGACGTTGATGATGCTGCTAAAAGGATTTTGGAAGAAGCTACAGGTGTTGGAGGTATTTTTATGAAACAAGTATCTTCTTTTGGTAGAGTTAGCAGGTTTCCCGACAAGAGAATTATTACAATTGGTTACAGTGCTTTGGTGCAACCTCAAGATTACTCATTAAGGCCGGGTCAAGATACAAGTGATGTAGTTTGGCAACAAATTAATGAAGTTGGCCAACTCACTTTTGACCACAATGAAATCTTAGAGGCATCTCTTAAGTCTTTAAGAACAAATGCCAGACATGCTTTAATAGGGATTGAGCTTTTGCCTGAGAAATTTACTTTATCTCAGTTGCAAGCATTACACGAAGCAATTCTAGGTGTCACGCTAAACAAGCGAAACTTTAGAACAAAAATGAACAAGTTAAAAGTGATTAAAGCCTTAAACGAATGGCAGACAGAGGTTTCTCACAGACCGGCTCAACTGTATACTTTTGACAAAGAGCAGTATTATAAGATAGTTAATGAAGATTATGAATATGAATTGATTGTTTAA
- the panC gene encoding pantoate--beta-alanine ligase — protein MKVISELKETNSFVRKLRADGKKVGFVPTMGALHQGHISLIEASKNENDYTICSIYVNPTQFNNKEDFETYPNLFAQDKAKLEEAGCDVIFTPSHESMYPNGVDNLLSFDFGSLTSVLEGKYRPGHFSGVGIVVSKLLNIVMPDVAYFGQKDLQQFMVIRKLVSDLSIMTEVKSCPTLREPDGLAMSSRNLRLNEEERNIAPLLYRVLKEAKTALIEGNDVGNVQKKAFDSIAANALFTPEYIEVVDFNSFSLIKNGKINNSVAICLSAHLGKARLIDNVIVEV, from the coding sequence ATGAAGGTTATAAGTGAATTAAAAGAGACAAATAGCTTTGTACGTAAGTTAAGAGCAGATGGTAAAAAAGTGGGGTTTGTGCCAACAATGGGTGCTTTACATCAAGGGCATATATCGCTTATTGAGGCAAGCAAAAATGAAAACGATTATACAATTTGTAGTATTTATGTAAATCCTACACAATTTAATAATAAGGAAGATTTCGAGACCTATCCTAATCTTTTTGCGCAAGATAAAGCTAAGTTAGAAGAAGCCGGTTGCGATGTAATTTTTACACCTTCGCATGAGAGTATGTATCCTAATGGGGTAGATAATCTATTAAGTTTCGATTTTGGGTCGCTTACATCTGTGCTCGAAGGAAAATACAGACCCGGACATTTTAGTGGTGTAGGCATTGTAGTTTCAAAGCTATTAAATATAGTGATGCCAGATGTCGCTTATTTTGGCCAGAAAGATTTACAACAGTTTATGGTAATTAGAAAACTGGTAAGCGATCTATCGATTATGACCGAAGTTAAAAGCTGTCCGACTTTAAGAGAGCCTGATGGATTGGCAATGTCTTCAAGAAATTTGCGACTTAATGAAGAAGAACGTAATATAGCACCATTACTTTATCGAGTATTAAAAGAGGCAAAAACAGCTTTAATCGAAGGAAATGATGTGGGTAATGTTCAGAAAAAGGCTTTTGATTCAATTGCTGCAAATGCATTATTTACACCAGAGTATATCGAAGTTGTTGATTTTAATTCTTTTAGTTTGATAAAAAATGGCAAAATAAATAATAGTGTAGCTATTTGTTTGTCAGCTCATTTAGGGAAAGCACGCTTAATAGATAATGTTATCGTTGAAGTTTGA
- the panD gene encoding aspartate 1-decarboxylase, producing the protein MYIEILKSKIHRVKVTQAELNYVGSITIDEDLMKAADLIEGEKVQIVNNNNGERFETYVITGEAGSGVLCLNGAAARRVQVGDILIIISYMSVKKKKAAEYKPLLVFPDENNRIS; encoded by the coding sequence ATGTATATTGAAATATTAAAATCTAAAATTCATCGGGTTAAAGTAACACAGGCAGAATTGAATTATGTGGGAAGCATAACTATTGATGAAGACCTGATGAAAGCAGCAGACCTGATCGAAGGGGAAAAGGTACAGATTGTAAATAATAATAATGGCGAACGCTTCGAAACGTACGTAATTACCGGAGAAGCAGGTAGTGGTGTTCTTTGTTTGAATGGCGCTGCGGCAAGAAGAGTACAAGTAGGCGATATTCTGATTATTATTTCATACATGAGTGTGAAAAAGAAAAAGGCTGCTGAATACAAGCCTCTTTTGGTTTTTCCTGATGAAAATAATCGTATTTCCTGA
- a CDS encoding lysylphosphatidylglycerol synthase transmembrane domain-containing protein — MKFTLKSSLKYLVSLVFGIALFWWLYREKNYQDLYDRFQNINMFWVAMSGVTALISHWARAYRWKIALKPFNLHVSTFRAMLAVMVGYFANMIIPRIGEFARSGILKRTDDTPVNISFGAIIAERAIDLIILMLLTGSVFLLEFDKVGTFVLDKLQSTSGNLMLKVLLLSAVGVLGLSVLFILYKYRARFKENFIYNKGKEFLEGIKEGILSIKELSTSDRVRYVALTLCIWVMYFLMSYLFFFSLEETSSLGVKCGLTTLIMGGIGMAIPTPGGMGSYHIFVSFCLTVYGLEKGLSSDFALLMHSTQSLIVIILGAISLVITMIIILNKKESPSEPEDVEANIYR; from the coding sequence ATGAAATTCACTTTAAAATCTTCATTAAAATACCTTGTATCATTGGTATTTGGAATCGCATTGTTCTGGTGGCTTTACAGAGAGAAAAACTATCAGGATTTATACGATAGATTTCAAAATATCAACATGTTCTGGGTAGCAATGTCTGGAGTTACAGCATTAATTAGCCATTGGGCGAGGGCATACAGATGGAAAATTGCATTAAAGCCATTTAATCTGCATGTAAGTACCTTTAGAGCCATGTTGGCTGTTATGGTAGGTTATTTTGCCAATATGATTATCCCTCGTATAGGTGAATTTGCCAGAAGTGGAATCTTAAAACGAACAGACGATACACCTGTAAATATCTCATTTGGAGCAATTATAGCCGAAAGAGCTATCGACCTTATTATTTTAATGCTTCTTACAGGCTCAGTTTTTTTACTTGAGTTTGATAAAGTAGGCACTTTTGTACTAGATAAATTACAAAGTACTTCAGGTAACCTAATGCTTAAAGTGTTGCTACTTTCGGCAGTTGGTGTACTTGGTTTGTCTGTGTTGTTTATATTATATAAGTATAGAGCCAGATTTAAAGAGAATTTTATCTATAATAAGGGTAAAGAGTTTTTAGAAGGTATTAAAGAAGGTATTCTTAGTATAAAAGAACTCTCTACTTCTGACAGAGTAAGATATGTTGCACTTACATTATGTATTTGGGTAATGTATTTTTTAATGTCTTACTTGTTTTTCTTCTCTCTTGAAGAAACCTCATCTTTAGGAGTTAAATGTGGCCTTACTACATTAATTATGGGTGGTATTGGTATGGCTATACCAACTCCAGGTGGAATGGGCTCATATCATATATTTGTTTCTTTTTGCCTTACAGTTTATGGGCTTGAGAAAGGGCTTAGCAGCGATTTTGCATTGCTAATGCATTCTACTCAATCGCTCATTGTAATCATTCTAGGTGCGATCAGTTTGGTAATTACGATGATTATCATTTTAAACAAAAAAGAATCACCATCTGAGCCAGAAGATGTTGAAGCAAATATCTACCGATAA